gacaagggcaaaactctgcctcaaaaaaaaaaaaaaaaagagagaaagaaaaagaagtccagTTTATATCAGAAGCTAACATCCAACTATACCTACAAGGGCAAACGCTAATCCCTTACATATGGTATAATTAAATCCCTTCTAACAGGAACTACCTCCTTATAGCATAGATACCAACTTCTGCCAGGAAAGAAAGAGGCAACCTAGAGCTTAGAGTTGGGACTACAAGAGCACTGCATTTGGGTAACAGAAaggcattaaaaagaaacaaacaaaacccagagtTTAGTTCAAATTTCTACCCATTAGAATCTGGCCCAAGGGATGGTCTACAATGACATTTTCCAATCCTCTATTCTGCTAATTATCAAATTGTATATGAAAGCAAAATCTAATCTATACTCTTTTTTACTTACTGGTGGTCcagaaggaaatggaggcagCCAGCACGATAGTaagtggggtggtggtggtggcggtggcggtGGTGGGCCATTGAATTTTAGACCTGGCTATAAGgaatatttcaaaggaaaattaaCTTACCAATTTCAATATGATAGGAATAAAAAGGACTCAAAaccaaaaggataaaaataattacctagaatatttgttttatacataTCAAAAAGATTAAGTGAAATTTCATGTACCAAATCCTGAACTCAAACAGACTCATAAGTCAAATGACAACCTCtggatttttctcatttcctttctatgTAGACattaaagaagtaaaacaaaataagagtGGTAATTACCTAATCAGAGACAGTCTATTCagcaaaattatttcaatcatAAAAGACTATATCCCAAATTTCATTAACTAAATTGTATATTGTTTTTATGAAAGCCTGTTTAGCTATACATGCCAACTTAGAGCACATATTGTGAAAACTAGCAAatctctcaccttataaaaaTCAGCCCCCTGAGACCAATGAAGCATGATGTATATATTCTAAGAGGGTACATCATTTTAGATAAAAGAAACTGTAATATAATGTAAGCCTCAATAAGAACATTacacaaaaaaatcttaaaacttttGATGAGTcatgcttgatttttaaaaatgattgcctaggccaggcgcctgtaatcctagcactttggaaggccaaggtggggagatcacttgaggtcaggagttcaagaccagcctggccaacatggtgaaacccccatctctactgaaaatacaaaattagccgggtgcggtggcaggtgcctgtaatctcagctacttgggaggctgaggcaggagaatcacttgaacccaggaggtggaagttgcagtgagctgagatggcgccactgcactccagcctgagcaacagagcaagactccatctcgaaaaaaaaaaaaaaaaaaaaaattgcctaaatACCATTCCCTCCATGGAAGAAATCACCGCTTTACACAAAAGAACTAGAAAGGGACAAGCCTTTAGGGTCCATGACATAATCTAATctataataaaaatctttttagagTTGATTTCTATTACTTATAACCAAAAgaccataaaagaaaacaatatttacatTTGAACTCTACAAAACAATCTGAGAGCACCTCAGGATTTTATCTATATTAGATGTAAATAATGTGTTATTTTACATATCTTATACAGGTGACATGGGAAACAACAGCATATCATCCAGctaatgataaattattattacactttttttggggtttttttttttgtttgtttgagacagagtctcattctgtcgctcaggttggagtgcagtggcaagatcttgactcactgtgagctctgcctcccaggttcacaccatcctcctgcctcagcctccagagtagctgggactacaggtgcccaccatcgcgcccggctaatttttttgtatttttagtagagatggggtttcaccatgttagccaggatggtctcgatctcctgaccttgtgatccgcctgccttggcctcccaaagtgctgggattacaggcgtgagctaccacggcCGCCGCATTATTATACTTTCTAACTTAAGTAAGTGTACTAATTATTAGTCTAATACCTAATACTCCACAAAAGTCAACTGGATAAATCTTTCATATAAAGTATTTTGTTGCATCCGCTGCAGTgtctaacatttttttaaaaaattaactattttgCATCATTatcttatttccttttcaaaaaattCTTGTGTATTTAAGCTACAAAAGTTTCATGGGAGAGCTACAAATTAGTTAACAAAGAGGTTAAATGTCCCGATATTAACTATTTTCTGGAAAACTTTCATAGAAGGTTTACCTTTCCTGGTCCCAGTCTGGGCCCTGGCATtgggggtggtggagggagaAAAGAGTTCCATGGAGCAGATTTGGGCTTGATGTTATCTGATTTATTTCCAGGAGACCTGGAGTTCTCACTTTCATCtgttgaaacttggctttcattttcattctttaaaaagaaaaaatatgcaggTTTTTGTTATAAGGGtgtcattaagaaaaaattaatgcCTCAGTGGATCAAACTGACAACTGTGTATACTGTTTAACAGTTTCTCATCTAGTCTCTGCTTccagaaattgaattttttttttgtatccttaCCTCTTGAGCATTCTGTTCTATATTATTAGCTACTTCAGAGATTGGGGAAAGTAGATCAGACAGATTTTGCTCCTCTCTATTTCCATATCCAGTGTAAACCACAACACAGGTTTCTCTCTTAAAATCAATTGAAACAATGGTAGCTGGGTAAATGCAACCGTCTTCTGACCAAATGGCAGAACATTTGTCCCCAACTTTCCActacaaaagaaatcaaagatacatacatgcacacatttcTTTTGAAGAGGGCAAACTATTATCTTGTTTTGATCAGTGGGGAGGTGAAGGATGGAGGGTAGAGATTAGGAAAGCAAAATGATGTAATGAGAAAGGCTTGGGGTCTAAATATATAAATCTGAATTCCAACTCTCTCACTTTTATAATCCTGGACAAGTTTCTGAATCTCTTTGAGTCTTAGTTTCCCCATCTTATTAGATGGCTATAATATAAACCACCTCCCATATTTGTTGTGAATAGCAGGAGGGAGATAAAATGCATATGGTGCCCAGCACTCTGGACTGGCCTAGAGTAAGTGCTTATCAACTGTTAGCTCTCTTCCCCCTTGGTAATGATGAAACTAAAGTTGGCTCAAAAGACACCAAAATATTCAGCTTTCAGGACTACTGTTTTTAACTACCAGAAATAATCTACCTAGACTTCTGGGTTCCTTGGAATTAACAGTTTTAGGGTTTttgaagaaaaaggggaaaaaaaaatctatctctcAGCTTAAGATGTAAAACACTGCCAATTCAGCTTACGGCTCTTGGGTACTCCTTCCAAACGGCACCTTCTCCCTGCCTTCCATTCACAAATGGAACACATGTCCTGATTTTAGCATTTATCATTCCCATCTAATTCTTTATACTTTCATGACTAACATGCATGTTcctaaataacagaaaatttaataGTTGCTTTTGAAGTTGTATAATTATATGTCAACAGAAACACTGTACTAATCACTTAGGTTAAAGACATTTTACACTATTAAATATGGACTAACGAGACATCCTTTGAAGTTaaatctcaatattttaaaataacctgttGTAAGGAAGCTGCAGTATTCttcttttggcttttattcttCTTAGCAGGTTTTCTTTTAGGTGTGGTTTTCGGTTTACCTGAAGTTTCACAAATGTCACCATTCTTTAGAGCATGCTatgaaaacaggaataaaaatgtacatgttaCAGGGTGGTGCACAGAATAAAAGTCATGACATAACCCAGTTACTACTATAAGCTAGTCTCAAGGCTCTGTCACTTCAGAAAGCATCTATTTCCTCTTTTGACCACCCCCTACACTATAAAAACTGCTCTTAAAGGCATCATACATCTGATTATCAACTCTAAAGACCCTTTTAATCAAATCGCCTTGCTCTCAACCTCTCTGTTACATTAGACCCTGTTAATTACGATATTCATGGCCCTTTGGATGTCATAGCAATGTAGGGCCCCAATGGTTTTATTACTTCTGATCAAGCCTTAGGTTTAGGCATTCCCAATAAGAGCTGGCCATCCTTCTTAaggacatctatttttttttaatttttttttattttttacacagagtatcactctgtcactgggctggagtgcagttgcactgatctcagctcactgcaacctccacctcccaggttcaagtgattctcctgcctcagcctcccgagtagctgggattataggcgtgcaccaccgtgcccagctaat
This genomic stretch from Nomascus leucogenys isolate Asia chromosome 18, Asia_NLE_v1, whole genome shotgun sequence harbors:
- the SMN1 gene encoding survival motor neuron protein; this translates as MAMSSGGNGGGVPEQEDSVLFRRGTGQSDDSDIWDDTALIKAYDKAVASFKHALKNGDICETSGKPKTTPKRKPAKKNKSQKKNTAASLQQWKVGDKCSAIWSEDGCIYPATIVSIDFKRETCVVVYTGYGNREEQNLSDLLSPISEVANNIEQNAQENENESQVSTDESENSRSPGNKSDNIKPKSAPWNSFLPPPPPMPGPRLGPGKPGLKFNGPPPPPPPPPPHLLSCWLPPFPSGPPIIPPPPPICPDSLDDADALGSMLISWYMSGYHTGYYMGFRQNQKEGRCSHSLN